The Geodermatophilaceae bacterium NBWT11 genome has a segment encoding these proteins:
- a CDS encoding PTS lactose transporter subunit IIB, with translation MASIEGKDVRKLVIACDAGMGSSVLLANQLKKRLKSDDVTVVHSPVDAIPTDADVVLTHAKLVERARRYAGDKPVVPFTLFVGDPAVDGLVEAIQGGSTIDG, from the coding sequence ATGGCGAGCATCGAAGGCAAGGACGTCCGCAAGCTGGTCATCGCGTGCGACGCGGGGATGGGCAGCAGCGTGCTGCTGGCCAACCAGCTGAAGAAGCGCCTCAAGAGCGACGACGTCACGGTCGTGCACAGCCCGGTCGACGCGATCCCCACCGACGCCGACGTCGTGCTCACCCACGCCAAGCTCGTGGAGCGGGCCCGTCGCTACGCCGGCGACAAGCCCGTCGTCCCCTTCACCCTGTTCGTGGGCGACCCCGCCGTGGACGGTCTGGTCGAGGCCATCCAGGGCGGGTCGACCATCGATGGCTGA